The proteins below are encoded in one region of Pelagibacterium flavum:
- a CDS encoding DUF4342 domain-containing protein has protein sequence MDDGDDKRERSFTEEIEIAGHQLMARIKELVAEGNVRTLRIKTESGDVFLEIPLTAGAIAGGVVTLAAPWLAAIGAIAALATRVKVEIVRNDDEESGGED, from the coding sequence ATGGACGATGGCGACGACAAGCGCGAACGCAGCTTTACCGAAGAGATCGAAATTGCCGGGCACCAGTTGATGGCGCGGATCAAGGAACTGGTGGCCGAAGGCAATGTGCGCACGCTGCGCATCAAGACCGAAAGCGGGGACGTGTTTCTTGAAATCCCGCTGACCGCCGGCGCCATCGCGGGCGGGGTTGTGACCCTTGCCGCGCCGTGGTTGGCCGCAATCGGCGCCATTGCGGCGCTTGCGACCCGGGTGAAAGTCGAAATCGTTCGCAATGACGATGAGGAGTCTGGTGGCGAGGACTAA
- a CDS encoding efflux RND transporter periplasmic adaptor subunit, with translation MENLPGSGYLASSQESEDQPETAKPRGRFGLMSALVRLGLAVLILGLAIYWAFTWVAQRPEAPQRMNRERTFTVEVVEPVYSTHSSPITAYGQVASARSIELRSLVAGRVLEISPDFAVGSQVEEGEVLVSVDPFTYNGAVVEARAAVADAQLSLAEAEEAYALEQSAIAAAQDALTSAQTDLERARSLLESGVATQQTVDTRALTVSERQQALDQRQSNLVTLNAQILRQRAAIEQARYAVESAERDLANTEITAPFTGVVTARNVTASAYVSANEVVASIYESDALEVSFTVSDANYATLRSDGLFDRAIEVSRTTGGSAEPIEGRIARVAPEIDAATGGVTLYAELDSDQADLLRPGTFVSVEIEGVAHENTLLVPETALYDDDHLYVIRAGRMAAIDVEILDRDGSQVIIAADIPQGERIITTRLSQAGEGVAVQVEGEEQSAGPGGPGGPGGAGGGFVRGPGG, from the coding sequence TTGGAAAACCTACCCGGCTCCGGCTACCTCGCATCGTCTCAAGAAAGCGAAGATCAGCCTGAAACCGCAAAGCCCCGTGGCCGGTTCGGCCTGATGTCCGCGCTGGTTCGGCTCGGGCTGGCGGTGCTGATCCTGGGTTTGGCCATCTATTGGGCCTTTACCTGGGTTGCCCAGCGGCCCGAAGCGCCCCAGCGCATGAACCGCGAGCGAACCTTCACTGTCGAAGTCGTCGAGCCGGTCTATTCAACCCACAGCTCACCCATTACCGCCTATGGCCAGGTCGCTTCGGCGCGCTCGATCGAGCTACGTTCGCTCGTTGCCGGCCGGGTGCTCGAAATCTCGCCCGATTTTGCCGTCGGTTCTCAGGTCGAGGAAGGCGAAGTCCTCGTGAGTGTCGACCCCTTCACCTACAATGGTGCCGTGGTCGAAGCCCGCGCCGCGGTGGCCGATGCCCAGCTCTCCCTGGCTGAGGCTGAAGAGGCCTATGCCCTCGAACAAAGCGCCATCGCCGCGGCCCAGGATGCGCTCACATCGGCCCAGACCGATCTCGAGCGCGCCCGGTCCCTGCTCGAAAGCGGCGTAGCAACCCAGCAGACCGTCGACACCCGTGCGCTCACCGTTTCCGAGCGCCAGCAGGCCCTCGACCAGCGCCAATCAAATCTCGTCACCCTCAACGCGCAAATCCTGCGCCAGCGGGCGGCTATCGAGCAGGCTCGCTATGCGGTTGAATCGGCCGAACGCGATCTGGCCAACACAGAGATCACCGCACCGTTCACCGGTGTTGTCACCGCCCGCAACGTAACAGCTTCCGCCTATGTCAGCGCGAACGAAGTTGTCGCTTCGATTTACGAAAGCGATGCGCTTGAGGTGAGCTTCACCGTGTCGGACGCCAACTACGCCACATTGCGGAGCGACGGGCTGTTTGATCGCGCGATCGAAGTGTCCCGCACCACAGGCGGCAGCGCCGAGCCAATCGAGGGGCGCATCGCCCGCGTCGCACCCGAGATTGACGCTGCCACCGGCGGCGTGACGCTCTATGCCGAGCTTGACAGCGACCAGGCCGATCTCTTGCGCCCGGGAACCTTTGTCAGTGTGGAAATCGAAGGGGTGGCGCATGAAAACACCCTCCTTGTCCCCGAAACCGCGCTTTACGACGACGATCACCTCTATGTCATTCGCGCCGGCCGTATGGCGGCCATCGACGTCGAGATACTCGATCGAGACGGTTCCCAGGTGATCATTGCCGCCGATATTCCCCAAGGCGAACGCATCATCACCACGCGTCTTTCCCAGGCCGGCGAGGGCGTAGCGGTCCAGGTCGAGGGCGAGGAGCAATCGGCAGGGCCTGGTGGACCCGGCGGCCCGGGTGGAGCGGGCGGCGGCTTTGTCCGCGGACCGGGAGGCTGA
- a CDS encoding GcrA family cell cycle regulator, giving the protein MSWTDERVALLKKLWMEGLSASQIAAELSGGVTRNAVIGKVHRLKLSARAKPASVAPRTKAPRPTAPRRPSSSSGASRGTASAAASAVSQRRSTMAPTMGATALKMETDLEAEMVVETNTKAELFIPVEERISLLELTEKTCKWPIGDPVSSEFHFCGRESDEGKPYCEFHSRRAYHQIDRKKR; this is encoded by the coding sequence ATGAGCTGGACGGACGAGCGCGTAGCACTCCTGAAAAAACTTTGGATGGAAGGCCTCAGCGCAAGCCAGATCGCCGCAGAACTGAGCGGCGGGGTCACCCGCAACGCCGTTATCGGCAAGGTCCACAGACTGAAGCTGTCGGCACGCGCCAAACCGGCAAGCGTTGCACCACGCACCAAGGCGCCGCGCCCCACTGCACCGCGGCGGCCATCATCGAGTTCGGGGGCCTCGCGCGGCACTGCTTCTGCAGCGGCCAGCGCGGTGAGCCAGCGGCGCAGCACAATGGCCCCGACAATGGGCGCGACCGCACTCAAGATGGAGACCGATCTCGAAGCCGAGATGGTTGTCGAAACCAACACCAAGGCCGAACTTTTCATTCCGGTCGAGGAGCGCATCTCGCTGCTCGAATTGACTGAAAAGACCTGCAAATGGCCGATCGGCGACCCGGTGAGCAGCGAGTTCCATTTCTGCGGCCGGGAGTCCGACGAGGGCAAACCCTATTGCGAGTTTCATTCGCGGCGCGCCTACCATCAGATCGACCGCAAGAAACGCTAG
- a CDS encoding TrkH family potassium uptake protein, whose amino-acid sequence MDFRTIFSAIGALTAALGFAMLLPALADLVVGNDDWLVFLTASLITMIFGAGLWASSSGHKSELNLRQAFLMTVSIWVVLTIFGALPLYMSNLGLSVTDAMFEAMSGITTTGSTVITTLDTTAPGILLWRGLLQWFGGLGVVVMAIAVLPMLRVGGMQMFRAEAFETPDKILPAAAQIATAMVIVYCILTFACAVAYWVAGMGAFDAVAHSLSTVATGGFSTRDASLGAFEQPAIHYVSVVFMILGALPFVLYVGMLQGSFKQLFRDSQVRLFLYLVGLATLIVVFVQMAGDIARGEQAFRHGLFSVVSIMTGSGFGVADFSAWGPLAASLFFVIMFIGGCTGSTSCGIKIFRFQVLARDLYQHIREIVFPSLVYVKRYNGRPLPDTVSTSVQSFVFIYFSSFLLLAVLLSLSGLEPLDALGAAATAISNVGPALSPELGPAGSFAGVSDVTKWLLTIGMLVGRLEVLMVLVLFTPRFWRA is encoded by the coding sequence ATGGATTTCCGCACGATCTTTTCGGCCATCGGCGCGCTCACGGCGGCGCTCGGTTTTGCCATGCTGCTGCCTGCCCTGGCCGATCTGGTTGTGGGCAATGATGACTGGCTGGTGTTTCTCACGGCCTCGCTGATCACCATGATCTTCGGGGCGGGGCTGTGGGCTTCATCGAGTGGGCACAAGTCCGAACTCAATCTGCGTCAGGCCTTCCTGATGACGGTTTCGATCTGGGTCGTGCTCACCATCTTCGGGGCGCTGCCGCTCTACATGTCCAATCTGGGCCTGAGCGTTACCGACGCCATGTTCGAGGCGATGTCGGGAATAACCACCACCGGTTCGACCGTCATCACCACATTGGACACCACCGCGCCCGGTATCCTGCTCTGGCGGGGCTTGCTGCAATGGTTCGGGGGGCTCGGCGTTGTGGTGATGGCTATTGCCGTTCTGCCCATGTTGCGGGTGGGCGGCATGCAGATGTTTCGCGCCGAAGCGTTCGAGACGCCCGACAAGATCCTTCCCGCCGCCGCCCAGATCGCCACGGCCATGGTGATTGTCTATTGCATCCTGACCTTTGCCTGTGCGGTCGCCTACTGGGTGGCCGGCATGGGGGCGTTCGATGCTGTTGCCCATTCGCTTTCCACGGTTGCCACCGGCGGGTTTTCCACCCGCGATGCGTCGCTGGGCGCATTCGAGCAGCCCGCCATCCACTACGTTTCGGTGGTGTTCATGATCCTGGGCGCACTGCCCTTCGTGCTTTATGTGGGCATGCTGCAAGGCTCATTTAAACAGCTGTTCCGAGATTCACAGGTGCGCCTGTTTCTCTACCTCGTCGGGTTGGCGACGCTGATCGTGGTGTTTGTTCAAATGGCCGGTGACATCGCTCGCGGCGAACAAGCGTTTCGGCACGGGCTGTTTTCGGTGGTTTCGATCATGACGGGCAGCGGATTCGGGGTGGCCGATTTTTCGGCCTGGGGACCGCTGGCGGCATCGCTGTTCTTTGTCATCATGTTCATTGGCGGCTGCACCGGCTCGACATCGTGCGGCATCAAGATCTTCCGGTTTCAGGTGCTGGCGCGCGATCTTTACCAGCATATTCGCGAGATCGTTTTTCCCTCGCTGGTCTATGTCAAACGCTACAATGGCCGCCCGCTGCCCGATACGGTTTCGACATCGGTGCAGAGTTTCGTCTTTATCTATTTTTCGAGCTTCCTTTTGCTCGCGGTGCTGCTTTCACTGTCGGGTCTTGAACCGCTGGACGCGCTGGGCGCGGCGGCGACGGCGATTTCCAATGTCGGACCCGCGCTCAGCCCCGAATTGGGGCCGGCGGGAAGTTTTGCGGGCGTTTCCGATGTTACCAAGTGGCTTTTGACCATCGGCATGCTTGTGGGACGGCTCGAAGTGCTGATGGTGCTCGTGCTGTTCACGCCGCGCTTCTGGCGCGCCTGA
- a CDS encoding PACE efflux transporter has translation MRTAWDRVRHALCFEIIGLILVIPLGALVFAMPMHDIGVVGLVSATIAMAWNYLFNFGFDAIMLRTIGTTLKSVRLRIAHAVLFELGLLVVLVPFIAWYLGISLIHALVMDISFALFYMGYAFVFNLAYDRVFPLPEWRQTA, from the coding sequence ATGCGCACCGCCTGGGATCGCGTCCGCCACGCTCTCTGCTTCGAAATTATTGGCCTCATCCTCGTCATACCGCTTGGCGCATTGGTCTTTGCAATGCCCATGCACGACATCGGCGTTGTCGGCCTCGTCTCGGCCACCATTGCGATGGCCTGGAATTATCTCTTCAATTTCGGCTTTGACGCCATCATGCTGCGCACGATCGGAACAACGCTGAAATCGGTGCGCCTGCGCATCGCCCACGCCGTGCTGTTCGAACTGGGCCTGCTGGTTGTCCTGGTGCCGTTCATCGCTTGGTATCTGGGCATCAGCCTGATCCACGCACTGGTCATGGATATATCGTTCGCCCTGTTCTACATGGGCTACGCGTTCGTCTTCAATCTGGCCTATGACCGGGTGTTTCCGCTGCCCGAATGGCGGCAGACGGCTTAG
- a CDS encoding Hsp33 family molecular chaperone — protein MSESSLEQFGLDRPESGDDVAVPFTLENLDSRGRVVRLGDQLDTIIARHGYPEPVARLLGEAVTLAALIGTSLKFEGRFILQSRTDGPVSLLVVDFDTPDGLRAYARYDQEALTALVEAGTAKPQDLLGKGVLALTVDQGVHMDRYQGIVALEGESLEEVAHTYFMQSEQIPTRVRLAVAEHSERGQSRPSWRAGGVLLQHLPEHGGATMPDLPGDGDFDNDDMADPDFIEDDHWTEAKALLDTLSDAELADPGLSSERLLFRLYHETGVRVFEPQPLVERCTCSAERVEQMINDFTPEDREEMVVDGQIEVVCEFCSTHYHFNPNQF, from the coding sequence ATGAGCGAAAGCTCTCTCGAACAATTCGGGCTCGACCGGCCCGAGAGCGGGGACGACGTTGCCGTTCCCTTCACGCTCGAAAACCTCGACAGCCGGGGGCGCGTCGTGCGTCTGGGCGATCAGCTCGACACCATCATTGCCCGTCACGGCTATCCCGAGCCCGTGGCGCGCCTTCTGGGCGAAGCGGTGACGCTTGCGGCGCTGATCGGCACCTCGCTCAAATTCGAGGGCCGGTTCATCCTGCAGTCGCGCACTGACGGGCCCGTGAGCCTTCTGGTGGTCGATTTCGATACGCCCGATGGTCTGCGCGCCTACGCCCGCTATGACCAAGAGGCATTGACCGCGCTGGTCGAAGCCGGAACGGCCAAGCCCCAGGACCTGCTCGGCAAGGGCGTTCTGGCCCTTACGGTGGACCAAGGCGTCCATATGGACCGCTATCAGGGCATTGTCGCGCTTGAAGGTGAAAGCCTTGAAGAGGTTGCTCACACCTACTTCATGCAGTCCGAACAGATCCCCACCCGGGTCCGGCTTGCCGTTGCCGAACATTCCGAGCGCGGTCAGTCGCGCCCGTCATGGCGCGCCGGCGGCGTTCTGCTCCAGCATCTGCCCGAGCATGGCGGGGCGACGATGCCCGATCTTCCCGGCGACGGGGATTTCGACAATGACGATATGGCCGATCCCGACTTCATCGAGGACGATCACTGGACCGAGGCCAAGGCATTGCTCGATACGCTCAGCGATGCCGAACTGGCCGATCCCGGCCTTTCGTCCGAACGCCTGCTGTTCCGGCTTTACCATGAGACCGGCGTGCGGGTCTTCGAGCCCCAGCCCCTGGTCGAGCGCTGCACGTGCTCGGCAGAGCGCGTGGAGCAGATGATCAACGACTTCACGCCCGAAGACCGGGAAGAGATGGTCGTGGACGGACAGATTGAGGTCGTGTGCGAGTTCTGCTCGACCCACTACCACTTCAATCCCAACCAGTTCTGA
- the argF gene encoding ornithine carbamoyltransferase, with amino-acid sequence MTARHFLDLKDFSFEQLRSILDFAHELKKRLKAGERPRLLEDKVLAMIFERQSTRTRVSFDVGMRQLGGQTLMLTGQEMQLAREETIEDTARVMSRYVDAIMIRILSHDDLLDLAGASSIPVINGLTRRSHPCQVMADIQTFEEHRGPLEGKKVAWIGDSNNVLASWVHATALFGNTMAIACPKEYWPDQGLLSDIAEVGEAVSLGTDPHAAIADADLVITDTWVSMGDTDEGERRRILKPYQVNPRLFSQAAADALFMHCLPAHRGDEVTDEVIDGPQSVVFDEAENRLHIQKAILCWAFGIETL; translated from the coding sequence ATGACCGCGAGACATTTTCTCGATCTCAAGGATTTTTCCTTTGAGCAACTGCGTTCCATTCTCGATTTCGCCCATGAGCTGAAAAAGCGCCTCAAGGCCGGCGAACGTCCCCGCCTGCTCGAGGACAAGGTGCTGGCCATGATCTTTGAGCGCCAGTCCACCCGGACGCGGGTTTCCTTCGACGTCGGCATGCGCCAGCTTGGCGGGCAGACCCTCATGCTGACCGGCCAGGAAATGCAGTTAGCCCGCGAAGAAACCATCGAGGACACGGCGCGCGTGATGAGCCGCTACGTCGATGCGATCATGATCCGCATTCTAAGCCATGACGATCTGCTCGATCTGGCCGGCGCCTCGTCAATTCCCGTCATCAATGGTCTGACCCGGCGCAGCCATCCCTGCCAGGTCATGGCCGATATCCAGACCTTCGAGGAGCATCGCGGGCCGCTCGAAGGCAAGAAAGTTGCCTGGATCGGGGATTCCAACAACGTGCTCGCATCCTGGGTTCACGCTACGGCGCTGTTCGGCAACACGATGGCCATTGCCTGCCCGAAAGAATATTGGCCCGATCAGGGCTTGCTGTCCGACATCGCCGAAGTGGGCGAGGCAGTCAGCCTCGGTACCGATCCGCACGCCGCGATCGCCGATGCCGATCTGGTTATCACCGACACCTGGGTGTCGATGGGCGACACCGACGAGGGCGAGCGCCGGCGCATCTTGAAACCCTATCAGGTCAACCCCAGATTGTTTTCCCAAGCCGCGGCCGACGCGCTCTTCATGCACTGCCTGCCCGCCCACCGGGGCGACGAGGTCACCGACGAGGTGATCGACGGGCCGCAATCGGTCGTATTCGACGAAGCTGAAAACCGCCTGCACATCCAGAAGGCCATTCTTTGCTGGGCCTTTGGGATCGAAACGCTGTAA
- a CDS encoding efflux RND transporter permease subunit: MRPSPQASTGVIAAFVRHRNAANLFMILFVIFGWWGLSNLNRQLMPNTEIRSVQVSVSWPGATAEDVERNVLLLIEPAVQSVDGVISMTSNAREGRGSITLNFERTVEMQTAERLVQTAVSSVTGLPEGAETPSVSAPRFFDPVAAIAISGPFPEETLRRYAREIRDGLLAAGVDRVEFTGYRDRQIVVEVDDAKLRQLGLTLDDLSAALTPNFADQPSGSLTGDFDAQIRAAANELSAQEIAQTEILSSANGQSLTFGDVATITDTFDPDTPLGYMRGEPAIKLQVSRAASADTVTTFEAVQAYVEELQPTLPQSLQAVVFDAAADQVNQRLGLLISNGVAGFVLVLVVLFLFLDGRIAIWVAMGIPVAILGTLGAMYLMGLTLDMISMFALMMVLGIIVDDAIVVGEHTATLYRQGLSRTEAAIRAASAMAAPVIASALTTIAAFAPIWLIGDVVGQIVSPLPVVVVAVLIASLVECFFILPGHLAHALPRERKQAGRFRRTFDKGFDFFRDRLFGGLASISYSWRYATAAIALAITLGAAGVYGSGALRFEFFPTAEGESFNISAQFQAGTPQSEMATTIQAIENAVSEVERGLTPNGEQLIVTTYASLDLEEGRADFDVYLTPSEDRSVRTDTITQAIDENLPSVAGVESISIRQYRGGPQGSAVDVRFVGADAATLKLAAEDLKDVLEGFDEVDTAFDTLFYGSPELVMSLNARGTALGFDLASLGSQVRSAFQGEDVATVASNEDEITVRLVRTVDAEGSSALRDMWVRAPSGEYVPLSSIVSFSEQQGFAFIAREEGRTAVSVRASVAEGVDHADILARLEADYLPAIVNRYGISYEFGGREAEQNAAFADLGTGMIVALAVMYIIISWIFAAYFTPIAVMVIIPFGVAGAVWGHYLLGHNLTIISLMGMLGLAGILVNSSIVLISRMNERRAEGEGLRDAAIGASKDRLRAVLLTSLTTIGGLLPLLFETSLVAQMLVPMALTIVSGLTLATLLVLFLVPAVLGIGADIKAVLQWLFLTPNALTVREMLAGRQHLSPPADPAE, translated from the coding sequence ATGCGTCCTTCGCCCCAGGCCTCGACCGGCGTGATTGCCGCTTTCGTGCGGCACCGCAACGCCGCCAATCTCTTTATGATCCTGTTCGTCATTTTCGGCTGGTGGGGGCTCAGCAACCTCAACCGGCAGCTGATGCCGAACACCGAAATCCGTTCGGTCCAGGTCTCCGTCAGCTGGCCCGGCGCAACGGCCGAAGATGTCGAGCGCAACGTCCTCCTGCTTATCGAGCCTGCGGTCCAGAGCGTTGATGGCGTCATCTCGATGACTTCGAACGCGCGCGAGGGGCGGGGTTCGATCACCCTCAACTTCGAGCGCACGGTCGAAATGCAGACTGCCGAACGGCTGGTCCAGACAGCCGTCTCTTCGGTCACCGGCCTGCCCGAGGGTGCTGAAACGCCGAGCGTCTCCGCGCCGCGGTTTTTCGATCCCGTCGCCGCCATCGCCATTTCCGGTCCTTTCCCCGAAGAAACCTTGCGGCGCTATGCCCGCGAAATCCGCGATGGGCTTCTGGCCGCCGGTGTCGATCGTGTCGAGTTCACGGGCTACCGCGACCGCCAGATCGTCGTCGAGGTCGACGACGCCAAGCTGCGCCAGTTGGGCCTGACGCTGGACGATCTGTCTGCGGCCCTAACGCCCAATTTTGCCGATCAGCCGTCCGGCTCGCTCACCGGAGATTTCGACGCCCAGATCCGCGCGGCGGCCAATGAGCTTTCGGCCCAGGAAATTGCGCAGACCGAGATATTGTCGTCGGCCAACGGGCAAAGCCTCACATTCGGTGACGTCGCCACGATCACCGATACCTTCGATCCTGATACTCCGCTGGGGTATATGCGCGGCGAACCGGCCATCAAGCTGCAGGTTTCACGAGCCGCCAGCGCCGATACCGTCACCACGTTCGAGGCGGTTCAGGCCTATGTCGAAGAATTGCAGCCAACCCTGCCGCAATCGCTGCAGGCTGTGGTCTTCGATGCAGCAGCCGATCAGGTCAACCAGCGGCTCGGGTTGTTGATCTCAAACGGTGTCGCCGGCTTTGTTCTCGTCCTTGTGGTTCTGTTCCTGTTTCTCGATGGCCGCATTGCCATCTGGGTGGCCATGGGCATTCCCGTCGCTATCCTGGGAACGCTCGGCGCTATGTACCTCATGGGGCTCACGCTCGACATGATCTCGATGTTCGCGCTCATGATGGTGCTCGGGATTATCGTCGATGATGCCATTGTGGTGGGCGAGCATACCGCCACGCTCTATCGTCAGGGCTTGTCGCGAACCGAGGCCGCGATACGCGCGGCAAGCGCCATGGCTGCGCCGGTCATCGCGTCCGCGCTCACCACCATCGCCGCCTTCGCCCCCATCTGGCTCATTGGCGATGTCGTGGGACAGATCGTATCGCCACTGCCCGTCGTCGTCGTTGCGGTTCTGATCGCCTCTCTGGTCGAATGCTTCTTTATCCTGCCGGGCCATCTGGCCCACGCCCTGCCGCGCGAGCGTAAGCAGGCCGGCCGTTTCAGACGGACATTTGACAAGGGTTTCGATTTCTTCCGCGATCGCCTCTTTGGCGGGCTGGCATCGATCAGCTATTCATGGCGCTATGCCACCGCCGCCATTGCCCTTGCCATAACCCTTGGAGCGGCGGGCGTTTACGGTTCGGGCGCGCTCCGCTTTGAGTTCTTTCCCACGGCAGAGGGCGAAAGTTTCAACATTTCCGCTCAGTTCCAGGCCGGAACGCCTCAGTCGGAAATGGCAACGACCATCCAGGCCATCGAAAATGCTGTCTCCGAGGTGGAAAGAGGACTGACGCCGAATGGCGAGCAGCTCATCGTCACCACCTATGCCAGCCTCGACCTTGAGGAAGGGCGGGCCGATTTCGACGTCTATCTGACCCCGTCCGAGGATCGCTCGGTGCGCACCGACACGATCACCCAGGCAATCGACGAAAACCTGCCTTCGGTCGCCGGCGTCGAAAGCATCAGCATTCGGCAATATCGCGGCGGGCCGCAGGGCTCCGCGGTCGATGTGCGTTTCGTTGGCGCCGATGCTGCAACGCTCAAACTCGCCGCCGAGGACCTCAAGGACGTGCTCGAAGGGTTCGATGAGGTCGATACCGCCTTTGACACCCTGTTTTACGGCAGCCCCGAGCTTGTCATGTCGCTCAATGCGCGTGGGACGGCACTGGGCTTTGATCTTGCATCCCTTGGGTCGCAAGTGCGCAGCGCCTTCCAGGGCGAGGACGTCGCGACCGTCGCCTCCAATGAGGATGAGATCACCGTTCGCCTCGTGCGCACCGTCGACGCCGAAGGCTCCTCGGCATTGCGCGACATGTGGGTGCGCGCGCCGAGCGGGGAATATGTCCCCCTTTCGTCCATCGTGAGCTTTTCCGAGCAGCAGGGCTTTGCCTTTATCGCCCGCGAGGAAGGCCGCACCGCTGTTTCCGTCCGCGCCTCGGTCGCCGAAGGTGTCGACCACGCCGATATTCTGGCCCGGCTCGAGGCCGATTATCTGCCGGCCATCGTCAACCGCTACGGGATTTCCTACGAGTTCGGCGGCCGCGAGGCCGAGCAGAATGCCGCCTTTGCCGATCTGGGCACGGGCATGATTGTCGCTCTGGCTGTGATGTACATCATCATCTCATGGATTTTCGCGGCCTATTTCACCCCGATTGCCGTCATGGTCATTATTCCCTTCGGCGTTGCCGGCGCCGTCTGGGGCCATTACCTGCTTGGGCATAACCTGACCATCATTTCCTTGATGGGCATGCTCGGGCTGGCGGGTATCCTGGTCAATTCCTCGATCGTTCTGATTTCCCGGATGAACGAACGTCGGGCCGAGGGTGAAGGGCTGCGCGACGCCGCGATCGGCGCGTCCAAGGATCGCCTCCGCGCCGTGCTGCTGACCTCTCTCACCACCATTGGCGGTCTGTTGCCCTTGCTGTTTGAAACCAGCCTCGTCGCCCAGATGCTCGTTCCCATGGCGCTGACCATTGTTTCGGGGCTCACGCTGGCCACCTTGCTGGTGCTGTTCCTGGTGCCTGCCGTTCTCGGCATCGGCGCCGACATCAAGGCGGTGCTGCAATGGCTGTTCCTGACCCCCAACGCGTTGACGGTCCGTGAAATGCTGGCCGGGCGGCAGCACCTGTCGCCGCCCGCCGATCCCGCCGAGTAA
- a CDS encoding aspartate aminotransferase family protein: MSALYGTYARSELAFVRGEGMRLFTDDGTAYLDFAAGIAVNALGYGDKHVVDALKAQADKVWHTSNIFTIPEQEKLGQRLVDATFADKVFFTNSGAEALECAIKTARHYFWAKGEKERVDIIGFSGSFHGRTIATIAAAGNPAYTEGFGPMPGYKHTKPGDLAAVEALIDDKTAAILIEPVQGEGGVTAFSDAYLKGLRALCDKNGLLLIFDEVQCGYGRTGKFFAHEWSGVIPDIMTVAKAIGAGFPLGACLAKGEVAESMVPGTHGSTYGGNPLACAVGNAVLDRILAPGFIDHVDAMGKILAHELHQLMQKFPNFITEVRGKGLIAGIRITPPVRDFVARLRDHKLLTVAASDNVLRLLPPLIVNEDEIKEAIGIIAGVFAELDAEQASAAQ; this comes from the coding sequence ATGTCTGCGCTCTATGGCACGTATGCCCGGTCCGAACTCGCCTTTGTGCGGGGCGAGGGCATGCGATTGTTCACGGACGACGGCACGGCCTATCTCGATTTCGCTGCCGGCATCGCGGTCAACGCGCTCGGCTATGGCGACAAGCACGTCGTTGATGCGCTCAAGGCGCAGGCCGACAAGGTCTGGCACACGTCCAACATCTTCACCATCCCCGAGCAGGAAAAGCTCGGCCAGCGGCTGGTGGATGCGACCTTCGCCGACAAGGTGTTCTTCACCAATTCGGGCGCCGAGGCGCTCGAATGCGCGATAAAGACAGCGCGGCACTATTTCTGGGCCAAGGGCGAAAAGGAGAGGGTCGACATTATCGGCTTTTCCGGTTCCTTCCATGGCCGGACCATCGCGACCATCGCCGCGGCGGGCAATCCAGCCTATACCGAGGGCTTTGGCCCCATGCCGGGCTACAAGCACACAAAGCCCGGCGATCTGGCTGCCGTCGAAGCGCTGATCGACGATAAAACCGCTGCAATCCTTATCGAGCCAGTCCAGGGCGAGGGCGGCGTGACCGCGTTTTCCGATGCCTATCTCAAGGGCCTCCGCGCCCTGTGCGACAAGAACGGTCTGCTGCTGATCTTCGATGAAGTCCAGTGCGGCTATGGCCGGACCGGCAAGTTCTTCGCCCATGAATGGTCCGGGGTCATCCCCGACATCATGACCGTCGCCAAGGCCATCGGCGCCGGCTTTCCGCTCGGAGCGTGTCTCGCAAAGGGAGAAGTCGCCGAAAGCATGGTGCCGGGCACCCACGGTTCGACCTATGGCGGCAACCCGCTGGCCTGCGCCGTGGGGAACGCCGTGCTCGACAGGATTCTCGCTCCCGGTTTCATCGATCATGTCGATGCAATGGGCAAGATACTGGCCCATGAGCTCCATCAGCTCATGCAGAAATTCCCCAATTTCATCACCGAAGTGCGCGGCAAGGGGCTGATCGCCGGCATCAGGATCACCCCGCCCGTGCGCGATTTCGTGGCCCGCCTGCGCGATCACAAGCTGCTCACGGTGGCCGCCAGCGACAACGTGTTGCGGCTTTTGCCGCCGCTTATCGTCAATGAGGACGAGATCAAGGAAGCCATCGGCATCATTGCCGGGGTCTTCGCCGAACTCGACGCCGAACAGGCCAGCGCCGCCCAATAA